In Humulus lupulus chromosome 6, drHumLupu1.1, whole genome shotgun sequence, a single genomic region encodes these proteins:
- the LOC133783116 gene encoding beta-galactosidase 9-like, which produces MHAMDTTVTVIGQIPITNPRFGLKIGMDDGAGFRGQVKLTGFQNGDIDLSRSLWTYQVGLKGEFLKIYAAEENEKAGWTDLTPDADPSILTI; this is translated from the exons ATGCATGCAATGGATACTACTGTGACGGTTATAGGCCAAATTCCTATAACAAACCCACGCTTTGGACTGAAAATTGGGATGGATG ACGGAGCAGGGTTTAGAGGGCAAGTTAAACTTACTGGATTTCAAAATGGGGATATAGACCTCTCAAGGTCTTTATGGACCTACCAG GTTGGGCTCAAGGGAGAATTCTTGAAGATATATGCTgcagaagaaaatgaaaaggcaGGGTGGACTGATTTAACTCCAGATGCTGATCCATCGATATTAACAATTTGA